Proteins encoded together in one Micromonospora kangleipakensis window:
- a CDS encoding DUF885 domain-containing protein: protein MGRIDDLANRYVTDWAPLSPTGATYVGIAGYDDQLDDLSPDGYAARAELTRRTLADLDVTEPDSEAERTAKEAMQERLGLELARHEAGETTSEVNVIASGLHEIRMVFDLMPTEGDDAKANIAARLNRFAGALEGYKTTLREAAAAGQVSSRVQLVEVAKQCDVWTDPEGDNFFHGLVERLGADGTVGAELRKGAAAATAATAQFGEFLRTELAPQGREKQAAGRERYELASQYFLGAKVDLDETYAWGFAELARLEGEMRTVAGRIAGPGATVDDAVRALDADPARTIQGKEAFRDWMQALADKAISELHGTHFDIPEQVRRIECCLAPTSDGAIYYTGPSEDFSRPGRMWWAVPQGITDFSTWREVTTVYHEGVPGHHLQVAQTAVRAELLNRWQRLLCWVSGHGEGWALYSERLMDDLGYLEDPGDKLGMLDGQAFRAARVIVDIGMHLELEIPKDNPFGFHPGERWTPELGWEFMRAHCRVPDENLRFELNRYLGWPGQAPSYKVGERIWLQAREEAKARKGADFDLKEFHRQALDLGSLGLDPLRRALARL, encoded by the coding sequence GTGGGACGAATCGATGACCTCGCCAACCGGTACGTGACCGACTGGGCCCCGCTCAGCCCGACCGGCGCCACCTACGTCGGCATCGCCGGCTACGACGATCAGCTCGACGACCTGTCGCCGGACGGGTACGCGGCCCGCGCCGAGCTGACCCGGCGCACCCTGGCCGACCTCGACGTGACCGAACCGGACTCGGAGGCGGAGCGGACCGCCAAGGAGGCCATGCAGGAGCGCCTCGGTCTGGAGCTCGCCCGGCACGAGGCCGGTGAGACCACCAGCGAGGTCAACGTGATCGCCAGCGGGCTGCACGAGATCCGCATGGTCTTCGACCTGATGCCGACCGAGGGCGACGACGCGAAGGCGAACATCGCCGCCCGGCTCAACCGGTTCGCCGGCGCGCTGGAGGGCTACAAGACGACCCTGCGCGAGGCGGCCGCCGCCGGGCAGGTCAGCTCGCGGGTGCAGCTGGTCGAGGTCGCCAAGCAGTGCGACGTGTGGACCGACCCGGAGGGCGACAACTTCTTCCACGGCCTGGTCGAGCGGCTGGGCGCGGACGGCACGGTCGGCGCCGAGCTGCGCAAGGGCGCGGCGGCGGCCACCGCGGCGACCGCCCAGTTCGGCGAGTTCCTCCGCACCGAGCTGGCGCCGCAGGGGCGGGAGAAGCAGGCCGCCGGCCGCGAGCGGTACGAGCTGGCCTCGCAGTACTTCCTCGGCGCGAAGGTCGACCTGGACGAGACGTACGCCTGGGGCTTCGCGGAGCTGGCCCGCCTGGAGGGCGAGATGCGAACCGTGGCTGGTCGCATCGCGGGTCCCGGTGCCACTGTCGATGATGCCGTGCGGGCGCTGGACGCCGACCCGGCCCGGACCATCCAGGGCAAGGAGGCGTTCCGGGACTGGATGCAGGCGCTCGCCGACAAGGCGATCAGCGAGCTGCACGGCACCCACTTCGACATCCCGGAGCAGGTCCGCCGGATCGAGTGCTGCCTCGCCCCGACCAGCGACGGCGCGATCTACTACACCGGCCCGAGCGAGGACTTCTCCCGCCCGGGGCGGATGTGGTGGGCGGTCCCGCAGGGCATCACCGACTTCTCCACCTGGCGGGAGGTGACCACCGTCTACCACGAGGGCGTGCCGGGTCACCACCTCCAGGTCGCCCAGACCGCCGTCCGGGCCGAGCTGCTCAACCGGTGGCAGCGGCTGCTCTGCTGGGTCTCCGGGCATGGTGAGGGCTGGGCGCTCTACTCGGAGCGGCTGATGGACGACCTGGGCTACCTGGAGGACCCGGGCGACAAGCTCGGCATGCTGGACGGGCAGGCGTTCCGGGCCGCCCGGGTGATCGTCGACATCGGCATGCACCTGGAGCTGGAGATCCCGAAGGACAACCCGTTCGGCTTCCACCCGGGCGAGCGCTGGACTCCGGAGCTGGGCTGGGAGTTCATGCGGGCGCACTGCCGGGTGCCGGACGAGAACCTGCGCTTCGAGCTGAACCGCTACCTGGGCTGGCCCGGGCAGGCCCCCTCCTACAAGGTGGGCGAGCGGATCTGGCTCCAGGCCCGCGAGGAGGCGAAGGCCCGCAAGGGCGCCGACTTCGACCTCAAGGAGTTCCACCGCCAGGCGCTCGACCTGGGCTCGCTCGGTCTCGACCCGCTGCGCAGGGCGCTGGCCCGCCTCTGA